In Lotus japonicus ecotype B-129 chromosome 5, LjGifu_v1.2, one genomic interval encodes:
- the LOC130719096 gene encoding uncharacterized protein LOC130719096 translates to MRVPTFSARVSLSLAASLNGAVSEGDLEDGDTDNEGDGQDQGDNADDGGGRRKRRFSWLDVVSQSCTTLFIDGIAESVGYYQVKDLFVKHGKLASVFVQRMKKQGRIGQAGEIPNFDAIEEGGGPCFSRLAAKDMELPTLLKASKCKTMGNNKREKYIMDNSKATWDFQATKLYVKLCLAEHHKGERLGSSFTKKGWISILTKFNASTGRNYDKPKLKNKWDNFRREWQAWYKLFEKETGLGWDKAKNTVDAPDEWWEKKQLENPLYGKYREKGLSFGEELTIMFKDVVATGKSAWAPTSGILPNGLSQNDDVYRPCLESDEEDREEGSGDSEELIYGSAVPSVGVSNEFQNINLSTSQGNNSETSTGKWKRVETSAKNQNKKKTKEPASKQIADAITKIADASESRTTAINTLVAPGSSIGEVMAEIQQMEAITSDPELHSRCCQLMMIKDARIMFASLKGYDKNLLDWLKYAAYNPFPSRG, encoded by the exons ATGCGAGTGCCAACtttctctgctagggtttccctTTCCCTAGCAGCCTCACTGAATGGCGCCGTCAGTGAAGGAGATTTGGAGGACGGCGACACGGACAATGAAGGTGATGGTCAGGATCAAGGTGACAATGCAGACGATGGAGGAGGTCGTCGAAAACGCCGTTTCTCATGGTTGGATGTTGTTTCTCAGAGTTGTACCACTCTTTTCATTGATGGAATTGCAGAATCGGTAGGGTATTATCAAGTTAAAGACCTATTTGTGAAACACGGGAAGCTAGCGAGTGTTTTCGTCCAGAGAATGAAGAAGCAAGGGAGG ATAGGTCAAGCAGGCGAGATCCCAAACTTCGACGCCATTGAAGAAGGTGGAGGCCCCTGTTTCTCAAGGCTGGCTGCGAAAG ATATGGAATTACCAACTCTCTTAAAGGCAAGTAAATGCAA AACAATGGGTAACAACAAAAGAGAGAAATACATTATGGATAACTCAAAGGCTACATGGGATTTTCAAGCAACTAAGTTGTATGTCAAATTATGTTTGGCTGAACATCATAAAGGGGAACGTTTAGGATCCAGCTTTACAAAGAAAGGGTGGATATCTATTTTAACCAAATTTAATGCATCAACTGGAAGAAATTATGATAAGCCCAAGTTAAAAAACAAATGGGATAATTTTAGAAGGGAGTGGCAAGCATGGTACAAGTTATTTGAAAAGGAAACAGGTTTGGGATGGGATAAGGCAAAGAATACCGTAGATGCTCCAGATGAATGGTGGGAGAAAAAGCAATTG GAAAATCCACTATATGGAAAATATCGAGAGAAAGGACTTTCTTTTGGTGAAGAACTAACTATTATGTTTAAGGATGTGGTGGCTACGGGAAAGTCTGCGTGGGCACCTACTTCTGGGATATTACCTAATGGCCTAAGCCAAAATGATGATGTTTATCGTCCATGCTTAGAGAGTGATGAAGAAGATAGAGAGGAAGGATCCGGAGATAGTGAAGAACTTATTTATGGTAGCGCTGTACCAAGTGTTGGAGTAAGCAATGAATtccaaaatataaatttaagtaCTTCCCAAGGAAATAATAGTGAAACTAGCACTGGGAAGTGGAAAAGGGTTGAGACTAGTGCAAAAAATCAGAACAAGAAAAAGACAAAAGAGCCTGCCTCAAAACAAATAGCTGATGCAATAACTAAGATAGCGGATGCATCTGAGTCACGCACCACTGCTATAAACACACTTGTAGCTCCCGGTTCATCTATTGGTGAAGTTATGGCTGAGATTCAACAAATGGAGGCTATTACAAGTGATCCTGAATTGCATTCTAGATGTTGTCAACTCATGATGATAAAGGATGCAAGGATTATGTTTGCATCCTTGAAAGGATATGATAAAAACTTGTTGGATTGGCTTAAGTATGCAGCTTATAACCCATTTCCTAGTCGTGGGTGA
- the LOC130717026 gene encoding rop guanine nucleotide exchange factor 12-like: MSGGGKGVSSALALSNAFPNLAAAVFGEQKRLESMLPERRARWRKEIDWLLLVTNYVVEMVLLNKNQKMDPAWRL, from the exons ATGTCTGGTGGAGGAAAGGGTGTTTCATCAGCTCTGGCACTGTCAAATGCATTCCCAAACCTTGCTG CTGCTGTTTTTGGTGAACAAAAGCGCCTAGAGTCGATGCTGCCCGAGAGGAGAGCCAGATGGAGAAAGGAAATTGATTGGCTTCTATTAGTGACAAATTATGTTGTTGAGATGGTCCTactaaacaaaaatcaaaagatGGATCCAGCATGGAG ATTATGA